A single window of Candidatus Poribacteria bacterium DNA harbors:
- a CDS encoding LamG domain-containing protein: MAQQRHALRIALGVAAALAIASAASADVIFLATFDADSGTTVKDAKGGSGNVVGKAATVDGKLGKAFSFDGATAIAFAKTAGLAKVKEPMTVGAWVRPTALTSWSNIVEMDGPAGSWKLGFSDAKPVWTTYRVKDHIGVGPVALNAWSHVAAVYDGAAAKLYVNGKLDAEIAGSGKINVDVADVPTLDIGWRSTSKASFFSGAMDEVFVANTAMSPADLAKVMLGLGGGSTAVEPSGKASMRWAELKDAR, translated from the coding sequence ATGGCACAGCAGCGACATGCGCTTCGGATCGCTCTCGGCGTTGCGGCGGCGCTCGCAATCGCCTCGGCAGCGAGTGCGGACGTCATCTTCCTTGCGACGTTCGATGCGGACTCCGGCACGACTGTGAAGGACGCGAAGGGCGGCTCCGGCAACGTCGTCGGCAAAGCTGCCACCGTCGACGGCAAGTTGGGCAAGGCGTTCTCGTTCGACGGTGCGACGGCGATCGCGTTCGCCAAGACCGCCGGGCTCGCCAAGGTCAAGGAACCCATGACGGTCGGCGCGTGGGTGAGACCGACCGCTTTGACGAGCTGGTCGAACATCGTCGAGATGGACGGACCTGCCGGTTCATGGAAACTCGGATTCTCCGACGCCAAGCCGGTGTGGACGACGTACCGCGTCAAGGACCACATCGGTGTCGGGCCCGTCGCTCTGAACGCGTGGAGCCACGTGGCTGCCGTGTACGATGGCGCCGCGGCGAAGCTCTATGTCAACGGGAAGCTGGACGCCGAGATCGCCGGCAGCGGCAAGATCAACGTCGACGTCGCCGACGTGCCGACACTCGACATCGGCTGGCGAAGCACGTCGAAGGCGTCGTTCTTCTCCGGCGCGATGGATGAAGTGTTCGTCGCCAACACGGCGATGTCTCCGGCGGATCTCGCGAAGGTCATGCTGGGTCTGGGCGGTGGCTCGACCGCCGTCGAGCCGTCGGGCAAGGCGTCGATGCGGTGGGCGGAACTCAAGGACGCCCGCTAG